The sequence CCTCCAAGCAAGGTATTCCTCCCGGTTTCAGCTGGAACACTCCTCCTAGGGGTCCTCAGGGGCTTCAAGCACCTCCTCAGCTCGGGCGAGCTGGACAGGGCACCTGAGGTGATAGCGTGCCAGACGAGGGAGGTCTCGCCCCTATATCACAGGATGAGGGGACTCCCCTACTCTCCTCCCAGCGTTGTTAGGAGCGTTGCAGATGCCCTGATAAGTCCCAATCCTCCCCTACTGGGCATGATGGTTGAGGAGCTCAGGGGTTTCGGCGACGCTGACGTGGCTGAGGAGGAGGAGATAGTTGAGGCCCACAGGGAGCTGGCCAGGCTCGGCATATACGTTGAGCCGAGTTCAGCGGTCGCCTACGCCGTTTACAGGAGGTGGCTGAGGGAGGGCAGGATTGAGGGTGAGGCGCTCGTCATACTGACCGGAATGGGGCTCAAGAGGAGCGCTCTGACATGACCCCATAAAGCGAGAGGATCTGAACGGGCTTCTGTGAGTGGTGAGGCTGGGGCTTTGATGCTCCTCACCCCTCACCGGGATCCATCGCGAGGCTGACGTTCGGCCCAGATCGGAAAGATTTTTAATCTCAAATCACCGGAAGAGCCGATGAGCAGAGAGGAGATACTTCACGTGCTCTCCGTAACAACGCTCGCATCCTTCCTGGCCGGGATAAACGCTAGGATACTGGTGGTCGGGATCCCTGAGCTCGCCCACTCGCTGGGGGCTGATATAGAGCAGGTGCTCTGGTTCACCCAGGCCTACATGCTGGGCTCGACGGCCACCCAGCTCATAATAGGGAGGCTGAGTGATCTCTACGGGAGGGTTAAGCTTTTCTCCACTGGCTTCGCGATATTCTCGCTGTCAGCTCTGCTCTGCGGGTTCTCATCCAATCCGCTTCAGGTGATCCTCCTCAGGCTCATTCAGGGGATCGGGGCGGCCATGCTCATGACCCTGAGCCTGACGATAATAACAGATGCCGTCCTCGGCAACAGGCTGGGAACGTGGATAGGGGTCAACCAGGTGGCCTTCAGGGCGGGCTCCCTAATTGGCCTGACGCTCGGGGGATTCATAATAGATTACATGGGATGGAGGTGGCTCTTCTGGGTTTACGTGCCCCTAGGGCTCGCCTCGGTGCTCTGGTCAAGGGTCAGGCTGAGGGAGAGGTACAGGCCCGCGGAGGTGGCGAGGATAGACTTCATGGGCTTCCTCACATTCACCTCATCAGTCTCCCTGATCCTCCTCTCCCTGACTCTGGCTGCCTACGGATCCCACAACCTCAGGACGTCAGCTCTACTGGCCCTCCTGGGGCTCGCCCTCCTGGCGATTTTCGCCTGCTGGGAGGTAAGATTTCCATCGCCCGCCCTAGATCTGAGGCTATTCAGGAACTGGCAGCTCACGAGCGGGGTGATAGCACAATTCATCTACTCCCTGGCCTTCGGCTCCGTCAGTGTGCTCCTTGTGATCTATCTATCCGTGGTGAAGGGCTACAGCGCCTCCCTCACGGGCATGTTCCTGCTCCCGTTCGAGATCGCCTTCCTCGCCTTCGGGACCCTGGGAGGCAGGCTCTCAGACTCCTACGGCTACGCTCCTATAACCCTGCTGGGCCTCGCTCTCGCATCGGCCTCGCTCTACTCCATGCACCTCTTCTCAGCTCGCACCCCCGCGCAGCTGATAGTGGCCTCCACGCTCCTCCTCGGCTGTGGGGCCGGACTCTTCACGACCCCAAATGCCAGCTCCATAATGAACAGCTCCCCGGCCGATAGGAGGGGCGTCACATCCTCCATAAGGACCATATCGTTCAACGTGGGGTTTGCGCTCAGCCTGAACCTCTGCATACTCGTGATGACGCGCTTCATCCCCTACGACCTGGCCTCCAGGCTCATAGCGATGGGGGAGGGAACCGTCAGCCTTCAAGATTTGGGATCGCTGGCCAAAGCCCTGAGCGAGACCTTCAAGGTCCAGTCATTCATAATGGCATCTGCCATGCTCTTCTCGATCTCAAGACTCCCATCAGGACGCCTCTTCATGTTCCCCGATCACCGAGCCCCGGCAACGGGAAGAATTGAGAAGCACACAATTCGCGGGATCCTAAGGGTATTTGGGGATCAAAGCTTCCAAAGGCCCTGGGAGAATGAGATCAAGGTTCCTATATGTGGTAGCATCGCGCCTTCCACCCGAGTTGTCGCTGAAAACGTCCTTGAACTCAGATAAAGCTGATCCTTCCCCGATCATGCGGCATGTCCTCGCTCCTAGGCGCTTTAGCCTGAAGAGGACTTTTTCAGAATGCTTCAGAATCTAAGCGGTCACGAGGAGAGATGGGGGCTGCACTGCCATCCATTTGAGATTCACCTGACGATGGGGAGGGATCCGAGCCTTTCTTTTAAGGAGGGAAGATTCATGAGCTGAGGGAATTTTCTCGCCTTTCCAACAGCTTCCAGAGTAGCCCTTCCCTGTTCCCCTACCTGATGAGCGGCCCAGCATCCCTTTGAGGTCCTCGCTCAGCCGCTCCATCCTCTAGCTACTCCCCTACACCAGCTTCCCAGCAAGCTCCCCATGACCTTCCGACTTCCTGATGGCCTTCCTCAGATCACACCTGATGAGATTATCGCCTCCCCACCCCCGGATCCATCGGCTCCAAAGGTTTGACAACATCCTCACCCGCCGCAAGACCTTGGACATTCATCCCCTCACCCAACCCAAACCCTTCGGGAGATTATGACGGTGTCATCCACCTCCATATCTCTCCCTCATCACCGATGCTATGAGGATGATGCGATGCTGGCGCGCAGCATCTCCCGACATCCCAGCCCGAGGAAGAGGATCATTCGCGGTTCGATCGGAGAGGAGTGGGAGTATCATGTCCTTAAGGGGATGTGTGAGATAAGATTTTTATTTTAGTTCCGGAGCTGGCGTCCAGGTGATGCATGTGGGTAGGATCTCCAGGGATGACGTGATCCGATTTTCGGATCAGTACATGATGACCAACGTCGCCAGATGGTGGAAGGACGACCCCATAGTAATCGAATCCGGAGAGGGGGCCATTCTGAGAGACATGGACGGGAGAGAATACATAGATCTTCACGCGATGCACGCTGTGGCCTCTCAGGGCTATTCTCACCCTAAGATAATACAGGCCGTCAAGGATCAACTCGGGAAGATCTTCGTCGTTGCGACCGATTTCTACAACGAGCCCCAGGCCCTTCTCGCTAAAAAACTTGCCGAAATAACCCCTCCAAAGCTTAAGAGGAGCTTCTTCGTGAATTCGGGAGCCGAGGCCGTTGAGACAGCGACGCTATTGGCCAAGAGGGCCACGGGAAAGCCCGGTCTGATAGCCCTCTGGGGTGCCTTCCACGGGAGGACCCACATGCCCAGGACCCTGACGGGCTTCTCCAAATACAAGAGGGGTATGGGATCTTTTCCCTACGGGGTGATGCATATCCCAAATTACTATTGCTACAGGTGCCCCATAGGTCTCGAGTACCCGAGCTGTAACCTCCAGTGCGCGAGGATGTTGGACGATGCCCTCAAGTACGCTGCCCCCGAGGAGATCGCGGCATTCATAGCCGAGCCCATACAGGGAACTGCTGGCAACATAGTTCCCCCTCCGGATTACTTCAGGGTCATCAAGAACATACTTGACCAGTACGGCATACTCTTCATAGCGGATGAGGTGATAACCGGATTCGGAAGAACGGGGAAGCTCTTCGCCATAGAGCACTTCGGCGTCGAACCCGATATAATGACTATGGCGAAGGCGCTGGGAGGAGGATTTCCTGTCGCAGCAGCCATAGCCAGTGAGGAGGTGGGAACCGCCTTCAGGCCCCTAGATCACTACTCAACATACGGGGGCAACCCTCTGGCCATGGCGGCCGCTCTAGCGGCCATCGAGGTCATAGAGGAGGAGAGACTCGTGGAGAAGTCCGCCAGGGATGGGGAGTACATGTTGAAGAGGCTCAGGGAGCTCATGGATAGCCATGAGATCATAGGTGATGTGAGCGGTAAGGGCCTGCTCATAGGCTTAGAGCTGGTGAGGGATAGGAAGACCAAGGAACCAGCCGTGGAGGAGGCGGATAAGTTCAGGATCGAACTAAGGAAGAAAGGCGTTATAATAGGGCCACCCGGTTGGACCGGCTCCAGGATCAGGATAAACCCGCCCCTCGTCATAACCAGGGAGCAGATAGACAGGGCCGTGGATGCGATCGACGAGACGCTCAAGTCCATTGGGAGGAGGACTCCCTGATCGAATTATCATAATTTTTTGACCTTTATCCGCTTATCCATATGCATTGTCAGGCTCCGCTGTATCGTTTCCAACAAAATGAGTTTAGTAATTCTGGTGAAAACATAATGCGGCGAGATGGTGAGGCCGTGAGGGAGGAGTATCCCGCCGGGCACGGAGGCGGATCAGCCATTTCAGTAAAAATTTTGTAACTAATGTGGCCGCGATGGGTGTATGATATTTACTCAACGTAATCTTTATATTTTCCTGCCGGGTCCCCGTGGTGCACCTCTAC comes from Candidatus Korarchaeota archaeon NZ13-K and encodes:
- a CDS encoding MFS transporter; this encodes MSREEILHVLSVTTLASFLAGINARILVVGIPELAHSLGADIEQVLWFTQAYMLGSTATQLIIGRLSDLYGRVKLFSTGFAIFSLSALLCGFSSNPLQVILLRLIQGIGAAMLMTLSLTIITDAVLGNRLGTWIGVNQVAFRAGSLIGLTLGGFIIDYMGWRWLFWVYVPLGLASVLWSRVRLRERYRPAEVARIDFMGFLTFTSSVSLILLSLTLAAYGSHNLRTSALLALLGLALLAIFACWEVRFPSPALDLRLFRNWQLTSGVIAQFIYSLAFGSVSVLLVIYLSVVKGYSASLTGMFLLPFEIAFLAFGTLGGRLSDSYGYAPITLLGLALASASLYSMHLFSARTPAQLIVASTLLLGCGAGLFTTPNASSIMNSSPADRRGVTSSIRTISFNVGFALSLNLCILVMTRFIPYDLASRLIAMGEGTVSLQDLGSLAKALSETFKVQSFIMASAMLFSISRLPSGRLFMFPDHRAPATGRIEKHTIRGILRVFGDQSFQRPWENEIKVPICGSIAPSTRVVAENVLELR
- a CDS encoding aspartate aminotransferase family protein; protein product: MMTNVARWWKDDPIVIESGEGAILRDMDGREYIDLHAMHAVASQGYSHPKIIQAVKDQLGKIFVVATDFYNEPQALLAKKLAEITPPKLKRSFFVNSGAEAVETATLLAKRATGKPGLIALWGAFHGRTHMPRTLTGFSKYKRGMGSFPYGVMHIPNYYCYRCPIGLEYPSCNLQCARMLDDALKYAAPEEIAAFIAEPIQGTAGNIVPPPDYFRVIKNILDQYGILFIADEVITGFGRTGKLFAIEHFGVEPDIMTMAKALGGGFPVAAAIASEEVGTAFRPLDHYSTYGGNPLAMAAALAAIEVIEEERLVEKSARDGEYMLKRLRELMDSHEIIGDVSGKGLLIGLELVRDRKTKEPAVEEADKFRIELRKKGVIIGPPGWTGSRIRINPPLVITREQIDRAVDAIDETLKSIGRRTP